A region from the Metopolophium dirhodum isolate CAU chromosome 9, ASM1992520v1, whole genome shotgun sequence genome encodes:
- the LOC132952957 gene encoding uncharacterized protein LOC132952957 isoform X1, which translates to MDMISDEKKKSEISYLLARLDSNTVTLSRVCIEKYGNPYLRILMDHILFDFNDNITLTSTDQNSLTSYSLSLFRGMNFNLVKVGKYNILYYNGKILTTPTIIEIIPATFYTLLLLPRWCYNGKIIEYFI; encoded by the exons ATGGATATGATATCTGATGAAAAGAAAAAATCG gAGATTTCGTATCTATTGGCCCGGTTAGATTCGAACACGGTCACATTAAGCCGTGTATGCATAGAAAAATATGGAAACCCATACTTGAG AATTTTGATGGACcacatattatttgattttaatgataacATCACTTTGACCAGTACAGATCAAAACTCATTAACCTCGTACTCTCTATCTTTGTTTCGTGGGatgaattttaatttggttAAGGTTGGGAA atataatatattatactacaacgGAAAAATATTGACCACGCCAACAATAATAGAGATAATTCCAGCAACGTTTTATACACTTTTATTACTACCGAGATGGTGTTACAATggtaaaataatagaatacttcatatga
- the LOC132952957 gene encoding uncharacterized protein LOC132952957 isoform X2 yields MDMISDEKKKSEISYLLARLDSNTVTLSRVCIEKYGNPYLRILMDHILFDFNDNITLTSTDQNSLTSYSLSLFRGMNFNLVKVGK; encoded by the exons ATGGATATGATATCTGATGAAAAGAAAAAATCG gAGATTTCGTATCTATTGGCCCGGTTAGATTCGAACACGGTCACATTAAGCCGTGTATGCATAGAAAAATATGGAAACCCATACTTGAG AATTTTGATGGACcacatattatttgattttaatgataacATCACTTTGACCAGTACAGATCAAAACTCATTAACCTCGTACTCTCTATCTTTGTTTCGTGGGatgaattttaatttggttAAGGTTGGGAAGTGA